The proteins below come from a single Mucilaginibacter mali genomic window:
- a CDS encoding FtsW/RodA/SpoVE family cell cycle protein has protein sequence MMEQEAKPLIGRKKERMFLLLIAAVLGLLFVRLYIIEQKNFADVDKRLQDGTMVNLNAKKPAKSIRGLLEKGYYFEDKRDIDLVEDVFADRLTAGYQFENIGDINKKKFYVDADEAMAKGGKSFQQRVLVSRSLLGYTGDDSLRFIQEKRKPPVLPAVTDVEMDGNAISGKVLEKKTPLAGVLVRLQMILPQDSTYNDEEAGELNKRIEKGGGFKKEYVLDAQKKPHLQAMTAFARTDEQGNYTFKNLPAGKAFEVLPLQPGFQFGRSSGTQNLDNDEVFNFSRSPHTIRLFSTRDFNILKKEKALIIRTPAQFNFWYLMVAACFFACFALTHLILSWKFSTTDQLILPFVMVLTGLSFLTLLSLQDPLRDRFLAKDSLVYLGMGFGALLITLICNLRRFTVDSALYRLLVFKNNRKAANGWPWAVIAIGLLAMTIRFGTGPEGSGVKVNLMGFQPSEIVKYLVIIFLAGFFATNEKFISEYVTWKKRFSFFSFAVIAIGITLFLFLMLGDLGPAMVICFTFIILFSFSRGDFMFMAASVIFYILITWAFKNVWISALATVVMLVLVTLLQRRQLSESAIMALIIIAGFLTIDKIPHLDKLIPGPVQRLVDRKAIWQNAWDNEVYGGDQVANGLWAIAGGGLTGQGIGEGFAKTIPEAHTDMILPSIGEEFGWTGIVCIFLIFLLYLHRAIIIGRQTGTPFLFYLCAGIGVCTFVQFLLIAGGSTGALPLSGVSLPFQSYGGSSLVANFLAAGFLLSASKVKGTPVQMSFITKQQDRNLVPALMVACIGILLLTINVSRYVLSNSKWVVKPSLVADRSGARMFSYNPRITILMNKLQAGTLFDRDGRILATSDPKLIQKQRSMLNAAGAGNYDLDSAMHKRLDRYYPFDEQMFFWVGDANTGVFNGSTNGYFAEYEHAAELRGFKMPITSYNTHASRYQEDRFLPRGVKEMSVAKKDHSALAPLLIAGINSSEVEAFKKRNRDVQLTVDAELQTNIQRSVATDTSLYDNRVSVVVMQPNTGDVLASAVYPLPPVHNWDQMTMPVSEQNKLSQWITTADLGFTYATQPGSTAKVLTTMAAFNKLGLAAADKKFTVESWERIRTKGIEPDETGVITLERAVAKSNNVYFIKLANQEHLEEDMATLYLKTGMFLHGVGGYFYGKQTDNAEQENKWRELWRKTEFNTKPRYDPNNIRRTRAKGISGMAWGQGELIATPAAVARLVSGVANNGNLVANRFVLKVSDTAQAVKGSIKLANDPQYASLITQYMIEQSAPKVPVLGLSVAGKTGTPERIWKKESINDGWYVFFAPMAKGTGNIVVCVRIESTKGSADAVRLAGRHVIPFLVKKGYIKSIVPPKEKPVKEKPADEEVVTEAN, from the coding sequence ATGATGGAGCAGGAAGCGAAGCCCTTAATTGGCCGTAAAAAGGAACGCATGTTCCTGTTGTTGATAGCCGCAGTATTAGGTTTGCTGTTTGTGCGCCTGTACATCATCGAACAAAAAAACTTTGCCGATGTAGACAAGCGCTTACAGGATGGCACCATGGTAAACCTGAACGCTAAAAAGCCCGCGAAAAGCATCCGTGGCCTTTTGGAAAAGGGTTATTATTTTGAAGATAAGCGGGATATAGACCTTGTTGAAGATGTATTTGCCGACCGCCTGACCGCCGGGTATCAGTTTGAAAATATTGGCGATATCAACAAAAAGAAGTTTTACGTAGATGCCGACGAGGCGATGGCTAAGGGCGGTAAATCGTTTCAGCAAAGGGTATTGGTATCAAGGTCGCTGCTGGGTTATACGGGCGATGATTCCCTGCGCTTTATCCAGGAAAAAAGAAAGCCGCCTGTTCTACCCGCGGTTACCGATGTGGAGATGGATGGGAATGCCATTAGTGGTAAGGTGCTGGAGAAGAAGACGCCGCTTGCTGGTGTGTTGGTGCGCCTGCAAATGATATTACCGCAGGACAGCACCTATAATGATGAGGAAGCCGGCGAATTAAATAAAAGAATAGAAAAGGGCGGCGGCTTTAAAAAAGAATACGTGCTGGATGCGCAAAAAAAGCCGCACCTGCAGGCCATGACTGCCTTTGCCCGTACCGATGAGCAGGGTAATTACACCTTTAAAAACCTGCCCGCTGGCAAAGCCTTCGAGGTTTTGCCCTTGCAGCCTGGTTTCCAGTTCGGCCGTTCATCGGGCACGCAAAATTTGGATAACGATGAGGTGTTCAACTTCTCGCGTTCACCACATACCATCAGGCTGTTTTCTACCCGCGATTTTAATATCCTGAAGAAGGAAAAGGCGCTGATTATCCGTACCCCGGCGCAGTTTAATTTTTGGTACCTCATGGTGGCGGCCTGCTTCTTCGCTTGCTTCGCGCTGACGCATCTAATATTAAGCTGGAAATTCAGCACCACCGACCAGTTGATATTGCCCTTTGTAATGGTGCTGACGGGTTTATCGTTTTTAACCCTGCTCAGCTTGCAGGACCCTCTGCGCGACCGCTTCCTTGCGAAAGATTCGCTGGTTTATCTCGGTATGGGTTTTGGGGCTTTGCTCATCACGCTGATATGCAACCTGCGCCGCTTCACGGTCGATTCGGCCTTGTACCGCCTGCTGGTATTTAAAAACAACCGCAAGGCGGCCAACGGCTGGCCCTGGGCGGTTATCGCTATCGGCTTGTTGGCTATGACTATCCGCTTTGGCACCGGCCCGGAGGGGAGCGGGGTTAAGGTAAATTTGATGGGCTTTCAACCCAGCGAGATCGTGAAGTACCTGGTCATCATCTTCCTGGCGGGGTTTTTTGCCACTAACGAGAAGTTCATCAGCGAATATGTTACCTGGAAAAAGCGCTTCTCGTTCTTTTCCTTCGCGGTTATCGCCATAGGGATAACCCTTTTCCTGTTCCTGATGCTGGGCGATTTGGGTCCGGCCATGGTGATCTGCTTTACGTTTATCATCCTGTTCTCTTTTTCGCGCGGCGATTTTATGTTCATGGCCGCGTCGGTCATTTTTTATATCCTCATTACCTGGGCATTTAAAAACGTATGGATCTCGGCCCTTGCAACTGTGGTGATGCTGGTTTTAGTGACGCTTTTACAGCGCAGGCAACTCAGCGAATCGGCCATCATGGCTTTGATCATCATCGCCGGGTTTTTAACTATCGATAAGATCCCGCATCTGGATAAACTGATCCCTGGCCCTGTGCAGCGTTTGGTCGACCGCAAGGCCATCTGGCAAAACGCCTGGGATAACGAAGTTTACGGCGGCGACCAGGTGGCGAACGGCCTTTGGGCCATCGCGGGTGGCGGCCTGACCGGGCAAGGCATAGGCGAGGGTTTTGCCAAAACCATCCCCGAAGCGCATACCGATATGATCCTGCCCTCCATTGGCGAGGAGTTTGGCTGGACGGGGATCGTCTGTATCTTCCTCATCTTCCTGCTCTACCTGCACCGCGCCATTATCATTGGGCGGCAAACGGGCACGCCCTTCCTGTTTTATTTATGCGCAGGCATTGGGGTGTGTACCTTTGTACAATTCCTGCTGATAGCCGGAGGATCAACCGGTGCCTTGCCGCTTTCGGGGGTTTCGTTGCCTTTCCAGAGTTATGGCGGCTCGTCGCTGGTGGCTAATTTTTTGGCGGCGGGCTTTCTGCTGTCAGCATCAAAGGTAAAGGGTACGCCTGTACAAATGAGTTTTATCACCAAACAGCAGGACCGGAATTTAGTCCCCGCGCTGATGGTGGCCTGTATCGGCATATTATTGTTAACCATCAATGTATCGCGCTATGTGCTTAGCAATAGTAAGTGGGTAGTAAAGCCATCGCTGGTGGCCGACAGGAGCGGCGCGCGCATGTTCAGTTATAATCCACGCATTACCATCCTGATGAATAAGCTGCAGGCCGGTACTTTGTTTGACAGGGACGGGCGTATCCTGGCAACCAGCGACCCGAAGCTGATACAAAAACAACGAAGCATGCTAAACGCCGCCGGTGCCGGTAATTACGATCTGGATTCGGCTATGCATAAGCGTTTGGATAGGTATTATCCTTTTGATGAGCAGATGTTCTTTTGGGTAGGCGATGCCAATACCGGCGTATTTAACGGCAGCACCAACGGCTATTTTGCAGAGTACGAGCACGCCGCCGAGTTGCGCGGCTTTAAAATGCCCATTACCAGTTATAATACCCACGCCAGCCGCTACCAGGAAGACCGCTTCCTGCCACGCGGGGTAAAGGAAATGTCGGTGGCGAAAAAGGATCACAGCGCGTTGGCGCCATTGCTGATTGCCGGTATCAACAGCAGCGAAGTGGAAGCCTTTAAAAAGCGCAACCGCGATGTGCAATTAACCGTGGATGCCGAATTACAGACCAACATCCAAAGATCGGTGGCTACAGATACCTCGCTGTATGATAACCGCGTATCGGTAGTGGTGATGCAGCCTAATACCGGCGATGTACTGGCCTCGGCTGTGTACCCGTTGCCACCGGTGCACAACTGGGATCAGATGACCATGCCCGTGAGCGAGCAAAACAAGCTGTCGCAATGGATCACCACTGCCGATCTGGGCTTTACTTACGCCACGCAGCCGGGTTCTACAGCTAAGGTATTAACCACCATGGCGGCCTTCAATAAGCTGGGGCTGGCCGCCGCCGATAAAAAGTTTACGGTGGAAAGTTGGGAGCGGATTCGTACCAAAGGCATCGAACCGGATGAGACCGGCGTAATTACTTTGGAAAGAGCGGTGGCAAAATCAAACAATGTTTACTTTATTAAGTTAGCTAACCAGGAACATTTAGAAGAAGACATGGCCACCTTATATCTTAAAACAGGTATGTTTTTGCACGGCGTGGGCGGCTACTTTTATGGTAAGCAAACCGATAATGCCGAGCAGGAAAATAAATGGCGCGAGCTATGGCGTAAAACCGAGTTTAACACCAAACCCCGGTACGATCCTAACAACATCCGCCGCACCCGTGCCAAGGGTATATCGGGTATGGCCTGGGGGCAGGGCGAATTGATCGCTACGCCGGCGGCGGTAGCAAGGCTGGTATCGGGCGTGGCCAACAATGGCAATTTGGTGGCCAACCGCTTTGTGCTGAAGGTAAGCGATACAGCGCAGGCGGTTAAGGGCAGTATTAAGCTGGCTAACGATCCGCAATACGCGTCGCTGATCACGCAATATATGATCGAACAAAGCGCGCCCAAGGTCCCGGTGTTAGGTTTAAGCGTAGCCGGTAAAACAGGCACGCCCGAACGCATCTGGAAAAAAGAGAGCATTAACGATGGCTGGTACGTATTCTTCGCGCCGATGGCTAAGGGAACGGGCAATATCGTGGTTTGCGTGCGTATCGAATCGACAAAGGGATCGGCCGACGCGGTGCGGTTGGCGGGCCGGCACGTGATCCCGTTTTTAGTGAAGAAGGGCTATATCAAAAGCATTGTTCCGCCAAAGGAAAAACCGGTAAAGGAAAAGCCAGCAGATGAAGAAGTAGTAACGGAAGCTAATTAA
- a CDS encoding FHA domain-containing protein, with amino-acid sequence MFNIFSQSNSQPTDVKGVREALLRAVKEELQKAEGGEGRNIKGINIFINAPAGNEHMYESAVYLDEPQKFKDEIQRIADDFDLGLPDNWELEVKFDTEFPPEAIKLNDVNAAIFIRTKDHVIQRSGDGYLRVLNGVAEQAEYHITSQDGKLNIGRDRKAQIEGGFFRTNDIAFPGDAGDEANKYISRQHAHIEWNNEKGCFMFFADEGGIPPGNKVKVLSAATGTLFKLHSSHIGHQLEEGDQVILGETAVMEFSYKTGK; translated from the coding sequence ATGTTCAACATATTTAGTCAAAGCAATAGCCAGCCAACTGATGTAAAAGGTGTACGGGAGGCTTTGCTGCGCGCTGTAAAGGAGGAATTGCAAAAGGCCGAAGGTGGCGAAGGCCGCAATATTAAGGGCATCAATATATTTATCAACGCGCCCGCCGGTAACGAGCATATGTACGAATCGGCCGTGTACCTGGATGAACCGCAAAAGTTTAAGGACGAGATCCAGCGCATTGCCGACGACTTTGACCTGGGGCTGCCCGATAACTGGGAACTGGAAGTTAAGTTCGATACGGAATTTCCGCCCGAAGCCATTAAACTGAATGATGTTAACGCCGCTATTTTTATCCGCACAAAAGATCATGTCATCCAGCGATCGGGCGATGGTTACCTGCGGGTATTAAACGGCGTAGCCGAGCAGGCCGAATATCACATTACATCGCAGGATGGCAAACTGAATATCGGCCGCGACCGTAAGGCGCAAATTGAGGGCGGTTTTTTCCGCACCAACGATATCGCCTTTCCCGGCGACGCGGGCGATGAGGCCAATAAATACATCAGCCGGCAGCATGCCCATATCGAGTGGAACAATGAAAAGGGCTGCTTTATGTTTTTTGCCGATGAGGGCGGCATCCCGCCGGGTAACAAGGTAAAGGTGCTGTCGGCAGCTACGGGTACACTGTTCAAGCTGCATTCAAGCCATATCGGGCACCAGTTGGAAGAAGGCGACCAGGTGATATTGGGCGAAACCGCCGTAATGGAATTTAGTTATAAAACAGGGAAGTAA
- a CDS encoding serine/threonine protein kinase, whose protein sequence is MSKVFTIMEGLENMGAIRTGGQGSVYKARRMGPILSAVKLLPTPIFTEDTDDKNYRRFLNEVEKLKRVNQSPDPYVVKILSSGITESGSLPFIEMEYIEGPDLCELLTEPQSKVFTIQEVVKVADHLSRALAHCHKVGVKHGDVKSNNVKYNINNGNYVLLDFGLSIMSDEERRSSLRHAGAIEFMAPEQNDGEMLFQTDVYSYGVVLYEMLAGQVPFPLAGNGETARNTVMLAHMEVPVPDVLEIRKQNLPKNWTADQKEREMQVPAWLLNLVYKCLEKIPDNRYGNGMDLHDAVASNGVVAAADSYTDTLKAQNQDLQNQLTQLRDAEVATQRSSIIVSKPIAMAAVGLMVILLIFGIYSHSSKEVVYYPAPKTSNYIPLVLQKPYTPPKPVVHTVKPTDSIEKAHAKTPAQVKPKHKRKKFLGIF, encoded by the coding sequence ATGAGCAAGGTATTTACCATAATGGAAGGGCTGGAGAACATGGGCGCCATACGCACAGGTGGGCAAGGCTCGGTTTATAAAGCCCGGCGCATGGGCCCCATTTTAAGCGCGGTAAAACTTTTGCCTACCCCCATCTTTACCGAAGATACCGACGATAAAAACTACCGCCGCTTTTTAAACGAGGTAGAAAAGCTGAAGCGGGTGAACCAATCGCCCGACCCTTATGTGGTGAAGATCCTCAGTTCGGGTATTACCGAAAGCGGCTCGCTGCCCTTTATCGAGATGGAATATATAGAAGGCCCCGATCTGTGCGAACTGCTGACCGAACCACAAAGCAAAGTATTTACCATACAGGAGGTGGTTAAGGTAGCCGATCACCTGTCGCGTGCGCTGGCACATTGCCATAAGGTAGGGGTGAAGCACGGCGATGTTAAAAGCAATAACGTAAAATACAATATCAATAACGGTAACTACGTGCTGCTGGATTTTGGCCTGTCGATAATGAGCGACGAGGAACGCCGCAGCAGCTTGCGCCATGCCGGAGCCATAGAATTTATGGCCCCCGAGCAAAACGACGGCGAGATGCTTTTTCAAACCGATGTTTACAGCTACGGGGTAGTGCTTTACGAAATGTTGGCCGGGCAGGTGCCGTTCCCGCTGGCAGGTAATGGTGAAACGGCACGCAATACGGTAATGCTGGCCCATATGGAAGTGCCGGTACCTGATGTTTTGGAAATAAGAAAACAAAACCTGCCCAAAAACTGGACCGCCGACCAAAAGGAAAGGGAAATGCAGGTGCCGGCCTGGCTGCTGAACCTGGTTTATAAATGCCTTGAAAAAATACCTGATAACCGTTATGGCAACGGTATGGACTTGCACGATGCCGTAGCATCCAACGGTGTAGTAGCGGCGGCTGATAGTTATACCGACACTTTAAAGGCCCAAAACCAAGACCTGCAAAACCAATTAACCCAATTGCGTGATGCAGAGGTGGCGACTCAAAGATCAAGCATAATCGTTTCCAAACCCATTGCTATGGCTGCCGTAGGTTTGATGGTTATATTGCTGATCTTCGGCATCTACAGCCATTCTTCAAAGGAGGTGGTATATTATCCAGCGCCTAAAACCTCAAATTATATACCCCTTGTTTTACAAAAGCCTTATACCCCGCCCAAGCCGGTAGTGCATACGGTTAAGCCAACCGATAGCATCGAAAAGGCGCATGCGAAGACTCCGGCCCAGGTAAAACCTAAACACAAGCGCAAAAAGTTTTTGGGGATATTTTAG
- a CDS encoding adenylate/guanylate cyclase domain-containing protein yields the protein MKNDYITLNDSLPNTVAGVGVEKELAILFLDIRNFTRLMETRAEQSVIQLVRYLFTGFNRIVKNYQGRVVEMAGDSLYAVFGLQTDVREAANQAYMAIKTIFQSLNLFNDAFTTTYNSQPLEIGAGLHAGKVFIGEFSLDAAPTLSVMGLPVNVASRLQAKTKELNNDLLISEKVYSLLDNSRPVLSQQTVSLKGISAEQDVRLAGKPYADTLCLSGSKQDMAYLMAISG from the coding sequence ATGAAAAACGATTACATTACATTAAACGATAGCCTCCCAAACACTGTGGCCGGTGTTGGGGTTGAAAAGGAGCTGGCCATTTTATTTTTAGATATCCGTAACTTTACCCGGCTGATGGAAACCCGGGCCGAGCAGTCGGTTATACAACTGGTGCGCTACCTGTTTACCGGCTTTAACCGCATTGTTAAAAACTACCAGGGGCGCGTGGTGGAGATGGCGGGCGATAGCCTTTACGCTGTATTCGGCTTGCAAACCGATGTGCGCGAGGCGGCCAACCAGGCTTACATGGCTATTAAAACCATATTCCAATCGCTTAATTTATTTAACGATGCCTTTACCACCACCTATAACAGCCAACCGCTGGAAATTGGGGCGGGCCTGCATGCCGGCAAGGTGTTCATTGGCGAGTTTAGCCTTGATGCAGCACCAACCCTATCGGTAATGGGCTTACCGGTAAACGTCGCTTCACGATTACAGGCCAAAACAAAGGAGCTGAACAACGACCTGCTGATATCGGAAAAAGTATATAGCCTGTTAGATAACAGTCGCCCGGTATTGAGCCAGCAAACTGTAAGTTTAAAAGGCATTTCGGCAGAACAGGATGTACGTTTAGCAGGAAAGCCTTATGCCGATACCTTATGCCTGAGTGGTTCTAAACAGGATATGGCTTATCTGATGGCTATTTCGGGGTAA
- the pbpC gene encoding penicillin-binding protein 1C: MLKLTRLKTIFKSTKAKVAGIILLALLLLFWFCIPRRLFHSPTSFVIDDDQGQLLGAAIASDGQWRFPYNPKVPDKFKACIIAFEDKRFEHHIGFDPIAFSRAIKQNIRARHVVSGGSTLTMQVIRLSTRKNRTIWQKFTEIFKAMRLELTHSKSEILALYSSNAPFGSNVVGLDAAAWRYFGRSPDKLSWGETAALAVLPNSPSLVHPGKNRRILLRKRNLLIDRLQQQHIIDATTAALAKLEPVPEKPVTLPSLAPHLLQRFKMDNLAKHINGGRIKTSVKSVLQQNVTDIIERHHQLLKANDIRNAAAIVLDVETGQTLAYVGNVTHPENRDIESDVDVIAAPRSPGSTLKPLLYAAMLHDGLILPNSLIPDIPTQIAGYHPQNFDLGYDGAVPASKALARSLNIPAVKMLSQYKYDRFHSLLRNIGMTTLNQPADHYGLSLILGGSENTLWELSGAYADMARVLNHYHQYKGQYNAADYHNPVYTAAEPRKTELEKGGLLDAGSIYYTFQAMEEVMRPGDELLWQQFSSTQRIAWKTGTSFGFRDGWAIGVTPRYVVGVWVGNTNGEGRLGLIGVNTAAPILFDIFRQLPVARDWFTMPSGEMTLMSVCHESGYRAGENCDHPDTLFMPKSGLKAPVCHFHQLVHLDASRKWQVTSACETPANMVHTAWFVLPPSMEYYYKSRNYQYKPLPPFRPDCAATLQRPMEQIYPKDGSKVYVPLEADGTRGRMICNAAHRQTGMKIFWYLDDQYIGQTRDYHQMALNPTAGKHTLTLVDANGNRLQTRFEVLDKGK; encoded by the coding sequence ATGCTTAAATTAACACGCTTAAAAACGATATTTAAATCCACAAAGGCAAAGGTAGCGGGAATCATCCTGTTAGCTTTGCTATTGCTGTTTTGGTTTTGCATCCCCCGGCGGTTATTCCATTCGCCAACATCGTTTGTGATAGATGACGATCAGGGACAACTGCTGGGCGCGGCCATCGCCTCCGACGGGCAGTGGCGTTTCCCTTATAACCCTAAGGTGCCCGATAAATTTAAGGCCTGCATCATCGCCTTTGAGGATAAGCGCTTTGAGCACCATATCGGGTTCGATCCCATAGCGTTTAGCAGGGCCATAAAGCAGAACATCAGGGCAAGGCATGTGGTTAGCGGGGGCAGCACGCTTACGATGCAGGTCATACGCCTATCCACCCGGAAGAACCGCACCATCTGGCAAAAGTTTACGGAGATCTTTAAAGCCATGCGGCTGGAACTAACGCATTCTAAAAGCGAGATCCTGGCCTTGTACAGCAGCAACGCGCCATTCGGCAGTAATGTGGTGGGATTAGATGCCGCTGCCTGGCGCTATTTTGGCCGCAGTCCCGATAAATTATCCTGGGGAGAAACGGCGGCGTTGGCCGTATTACCTAACTCACCATCGCTGGTGCATCCCGGTAAAAACCGCCGTATACTTTTGCGCAAGCGCAACCTGCTGATCGACCGCCTGCAGCAACAGCATATCATCGACGCCACCACCGCCGCACTGGCCAAGCTGGAACCCGTGCCCGAAAAGCCGGTAACCTTGCCCTCGCTTGCGCCGCATTTATTGCAGCGCTTTAAGATGGATAACCTGGCGAAGCATATCAACGGCGGGCGCATCAAAACATCTGTCAAAAGCGTATTGCAGCAAAACGTTACGGATATTATCGAAAGACACCACCAACTGCTAAAGGCCAACGATATCCGCAACGCCGCCGCCATTGTGCTGGATGTAGAGACGGGCCAAACGCTGGCTTACGTAGGCAACGTTACCCATCCCGAAAACCGCGATATAGAGAGCGATGTAGATGTGATCGCCGCGCCCCGTAGTCCGGGCAGTACGTTGAAGCCGCTGCTTTATGCTGCTATGCTGCATGATGGTTTGATATTGCCCAATAGTTTGATACCCGATATCCCGACGCAGATAGCCGGCTATCATCCACAAAACTTCGATCTGGGTTATGATGGGGCCGTACCTGCATCAAAGGCCTTAGCCCGTTCACTGAATATCCCGGCGGTTAAAATGCTGTCGCAGTATAAGTACGATCGGTTTCACTCGTTGTTGCGCAATATTGGGATGACGACACTCAACCAACCAGCCGATCATTATGGCTTATCGCTGATATTGGGCGGTAGCGAAAATACCCTTTGGGAACTCAGCGGCGCTTATGCGGATATGGCGCGGGTGCTGAACCATTATCATCAATACAAAGGCCAGTACAACGCCGCCGATTACCATAACCCCGTATACACCGCCGCCGAACCCCGCAAAACCGAATTGGAGAAGGGCGGTCTGCTGGACGCGGGATCCATCTATTATACCTTCCAGGCGATGGAGGAGGTGATGCGCCCCGGCGATGAGTTGCTGTGGCAGCAGTTCAGTTCTACCCAACGCATCGCCTGGAAAACCGGGACCAGCTTCGGCTTCAGGGATGGCTGGGCTATTGGGGTTACACCGCGATATGTGGTAGGCGTTTGGGTGGGCAATACCAACGGCGAAGGCCGCCTGGGGCTAATTGGTGTGAATACCGCCGCCCCTATCCTGTTCGATATCTTCAGGCAGTTGCCCGTAGCACGCGACTGGTTCACCATGCCATCGGGCGAGATGACGCTGATGTCGGTTTGCCACGAAAGCGGTTATCGCGCGGGCGAAAATTGCGATCATCCCGATACCTTGTTCATGCCCAAAAGCGGACTAAAGGCACCTGTTTGCCACTTTCACCAATTAGTGCATTTAGATGCAAGCCGCAAATGGCAGGTAACGTCGGCCTGTGAAACGCCGGCCAACATGGTGCACACCGCCTGGTTTGTGTTACCGCCATCCATGGAATATTATTATAAAAGCCGCAACTATCAGTATAAACCCCTGCCCCCTTTCCGGCCCGATTGCGCGGCTACATTGCAAAGGCCCATGGAGCAGATCTATCCCAAAGATGGGTCGAAAGTTTACGTCCCCCTGGAAGCAGACGGCACCCGTGGCCGCATGATCTGCAACGCGGCGCACCGGCAAACGGGTATGAAGATATTTTGGTATTTGGATGATCAGTACATCGGGCAGACCCGGGATTATCATCAAATGGCCCTTAACCCGACTGCAGGCAAGCACACGCTAACATTGGTAGATGCCAATGGCAACCGGCTGCAAACCCGGTTTGAGGTTTTGGATAAGGGGAAATAG